In the Desulfovibrio legallii genome, AGGGTCTCGTTCACGCCCAGGGCCTGCACCGCAGCCAAGTTGTTGTTCAGGGTATAGGTGTAGGTGCCGTCGGCCGCCAGGGTAAAGCTGCCGTAGCTTCCAGCGGTGTTGGTCTGGGGTTCATAGAACGGGGTGTCCGTGCTGTCCACATCCGTGGGCGCGGGCAGTATGCCGGTGACCTGGGCCGTATCTTCGGCCACGGTCGCCGTGGACGCCGCCACTTCCGGCGCGTCGTTAGTCCCGCTGATGGTAATGGTCAGCGTGCCCGTGGCTGCGTCGCCGTCGGCGTCCGTATAGCTGTAAGAAAAAGACTGCTGCACGGACTGCCCCGCGCCCAGGGCCTTGGCCGCGTCGCCGCCCGCCGTAAAGCTGTAGGCGCCGTCGGCATTGAGCGTCACCGTGCCGTAGGCCGACTGCGCTTCCGACGTCCAGGCGAAGTGCGCGCCGTCCGCGCCGGCTGCGGCCCCGGCCAGCACGTTGCCGCTGGCCGTGGGGGCGATCTGGTCCGTGGCCGTGGCGGCAAAGCTCTCAATGCGCGGGCTGTCGTCCTCCACCGTAAGGTGCAGGGTGGCCTGGGCTCTGTCGCCGTCCCGGTCCGTAACCGTCACGGTCACGTCGTTGGTCAGGCTGTCCGTGCCATGGTCCAGAGCCGTGTCCAGCTGATAGGCATAGGTCAGCGCGCCGCTGCGCGGGTCAAAAGCCACGCTGAGCGTGCCGCCGGGCACGTCCACGGAATCCTGCGCCAGCCGCCCGTTGGCCCAGACCGTCACGCCGTTGATGACGATGCTGCCCACGCCGTCGGGCGCAAACACGCGCAGCCCGCCGTCGGCGCTTGCGCCTGTGCCGGGCGCGCTGCCGCTGGCCAGACCGGCCTCGTGCACCTCCAAAGTCTGCGCCACGGGCGCGGGGCCGCCCGGCCCGGGCCGGGACTGCCCCGACTGGTCCTGCTGGGCCAGCGCCTCCAGGCGCACGCTGTGGTCAGGGGCGGGCTGCTGCGGCGGCATGGGGTTGTCCCCCCCCCGCGGCGCAGGCGAAGGCGTGCCGGGGATGACCGGGCCGCCCCCGAAATCGCCGGCCTGCCGGCCGCCGCCAGACTCGCCAAAGAGATCTCTTCCGGAGCCCCCCGTGCCCGGCAGGTGGTCCAGGCCGCCAACCAGGGAAGGGGGCGCGCCGTTAAAATCCAGCGCATCCAGGCTGCCCGTGTGCGGCGCTGTAAGCTGGCCCGCCGCGGGCATGAGATCCGGATTATTGAGGGCGGCAAAGAATTCCTCGCCGGAAACCACCACGCCGTCCACGGCAAATTCCGGCAGATGGTCGGCGGGCAGGTCATAAAACCCTACCAGCACCACCGAGCCCCCGTCCGGGAACATAAAGACCAGGTCACTCCCCTGGCGGACAATGCCGGCATCCTGCAGGGCAAAGGCCAGGGCCAGACGCCCCTCGGCGGAGGGAACTATTTCCACACGCTGTCCGGCTTGCGGACGGGGAACTTTGATCTCAGTCATGATGACGCCTCGTAAGGTTCGTGACGTTTATTCAGTATTAGAAGG is a window encoding:
- a CDS encoding VCBS domain-containing protein, with protein sequence MTEIKVPRPQAGQRVEIVPSAEGRLALAFALQDAGIVRQGSDLVFMFPDGGSVVLVGFYDLPADHLPEFAVDGVVVSGEEFFAALNNPDLMPAAGQLTAPHTGSLDALDFNGAPPSLVGGLDHLPGTGGSGRDLFGESGGGRQAGDFGGGPVIPGTPSPAPRGGDNPMPPQQPAPDHSVRLEALAQQDQSGQSRPGPGGPAPVAQTLEVHEAGLASGSAPGTGASADGGLRVFAPDGVGSIVINGVTVWANGRLAQDSVDVPGGTLSVAFDPRSGALTYAYQLDTALDHGTDSLTNDVTVTVTDRDGDRAQATLHLTVEDDSPRIESFAATATDQIAPTASGNVLAGAAAGADGAHFAWTSEAQSAYGTVTLNADGAYSFTAGGDAAKALGAGQSVQQSFSYSYTDADGDAATGTLTITISGTNDAPEVAASTATVAEDTAQVTGILPAPTDVDSTDTPFYEPQTNTAGSYGSFTLAADGTYTYTLNNNLAAVQALGVNETL